The following proteins are encoded in a genomic region of Brachypodium distachyon strain Bd21 chromosome 1, Brachypodium_distachyon_v3.0, whole genome shotgun sequence:
- the LOC100826321 gene encoding protein TSS isoform X1, translated as MAPKSKRGKAKGEKKKKDEKVLPVAIDITVNLPDQSDVVLKGISTDRIIDVRRLLCVNTATCAITNYSLSHEIREGPLKDGADIATLKPYTLTLVEGEYDEDSAVAHVRRLLDIVACTASFGPPPPPPPPPSPKEVDVAKEPSNSSSKAAAGRRTGSPPPLPRESATKDAEAAAVAAKEAAVSAELEAEMSGACPRLGAFYEFFSLANLTPPLHFIKRVTQTRQEEQPSDDHLFFLEAKLCNGKFVIVEARRKGFFSFGKQRVLCHNLVDLLRHLSRAFDNAYEDLMKAFLERNKFGNFPYGYRANTWLVPPIAAQSPSTFPPLPAEDGTWGGSGGGWGRDGKSDMLPWADEFLYLTSMPCNTAEEREIRDRRAFLLHSLFVDVAIFRAIAAIRHAMESTDVSTSTKIDEVLYSETVGNFSITVTRDSSDASCKLDTKIDGSRATGMRSKHLAERNLLKGITADENTAAHDVDSLGVVNLRYCGYVAIAKVNNIEKTNANSSIKPVDITDQPEGGAHALNINSLRVLLNEANSTGEKKISTQSHRQEELTAARNFAENLLKESLQKLEEEETDKQSFMRWELGACWVQHLQDQKNADKDKKQSGEKEKKKLVDKTVKETKIEGLGKPLKALKNSKNVVDATDKGSSSWDKSVSDGTSSAESQKVKPSSVELPQGDCVSSETESLLKDVLSDSAFTRLKDSETGLHMKSPPELIEMALKYYDEVALPKLVADFGSLELSPVDGRTLTDFMHTRGLQMRSLGRVVKLSEKLSHVQSLCVHEMIVRAFKHIVRSVIAAISDIRQLALTIAATLNLLLGVPECELSGSSPAMHPLVWRWLVAFLKKRYQFELTEQHYDDLRKYAVLRGLCHKVGIELAPRDFAMDSAFPFYKQDIISLVPVHKQVACSSADGRQLLESSKTALDKGKLEDAVNYGTKALAKLIMVCGPYHRMTAGAYSLLAVVLYHTGDFNQATIYQQKALDINERELGLDHPDTMKSYGDLAVFYYRLQHTELALKYFSQSTNVCSTRSFSQRYVKRALYLLHLTCGPSHPNTAATYINVAMMEEGLGNVHVALRYLHKALKCNQRLLGPDHIQTAASYHAIAIALSLMEAYSLSVQHEQTTLQILRAKLGPDDLRTQDAAAWLEYFESKVIEQQEAARNGTRKPDASIASKGHLSVSDLLDYINPNQENKGRDSESGKRRYSSIKVLSHSSENSNVASPDVSPRDSTIAIMDEEKHMKDALLDDGANVMDIPETEVKESPISIEVSPPSEQLVERGKVNMNSPEEVFEDKIVEQDDGWQPVQRPKSAGVSGKQIKYYRPAIRKVYDPENHTPTDAFQYKARNSYSNNRYYFLKKRTVVPAAYTDPQQHMKVQTSSARFGRKIYKAVTYRIKPGTASTEAQDTSRSTEHISGKDEFKIAYSQVQKDSVDQKACEPHGTLVTSTGNPPSYKDVALARPGTIAKTQIQKPRDDVLQPSLGQIIAQEMKDSLVDAVQVEQRSVSAKTSKSKEETNIPEEMQHSEQRKESQMEHEIDNTCKDTLPDKLISNMEKTSSTDPADSETEMAVLSNKGQEPTSCGNGGAATEVPDFTVPNSVKSDIEFLEEALPTSIEPITVSAPTTSMQEGHGDVGSEKSKPDLVLSNIDLREVSNKKLSAAAPPFNPSPPAILSPLAVSVGLPPPGAMPGVGPWPMNVSMHPGHSNMVPNGPPLCTSPHHLYPPAPRSPNLLHPVPFLYPPYSQPQMVPSSTFPMNTTIFRPNHYGWQPYMSPAASEFVPGTAWSSSHPVTYTPSTHVADTISQSLADTHVLSDAAVVSIGPSLDSKMVPVKEETEVPVVLGTGNLMGNKNLGEEQLKGAVKTELNSDMPGDTPDIGGANRTINMKNEDEGSLRIYVKGKSRRKQTLRIPISLLNKTYSSRSFKLDYNRVVRENDTFRPSSISFAEVVSSGN; from the exons ATGGCGCCCAAGAGCAAGCGTGGGAAGGCCAAgggtgagaagaagaaaaaagacgAGAAAG TTCTCCCTGTGGCCATTGACATCACCGTGAACCTCCCGGACCAGTCTGATGTCGTTCTCAAG GGGATTTCCACGGACAGGATCATCGATGTGAGGAGGCTGCTTTGCGTCAACACTGCCACGTGTGCGATCACTAACTATTCCCTCTCGCATGAG ATTCGTGAAGGTCCCTTGAAGGATGGTGCTGATATTGCCACATTGAAGCCTTATACCCTCACCCTGGTAGAAG GGGAATACGATGAGGATAGCGCGGTGGCGCACGTGCGGCGGCTGCTGGATATTGTTGCATGCACTGCCTCGTTcggccctcctcctccgccgccgcccccgccatcCCCAAAGGAAGTCGATGTCGCCAAAGAGCCCTCCAATTCCAGctccaaggccgccgccgggcgccgcacgggctcgccgccgcctctgcccaGGGAGTCAGCCACGAAGGACGCCGAGGCGGCAGCAGTGGCAGCTAAGGAGGCCGCCGTCTCGGCGGAACTGGAGGCGGAGATGAGCGgtgcgtgcccccgcctcggggcCTTCTACGAGTTCTTCTCCCTCGCCAACCTCACACCGCCTCTCCACT TTATAAAGCGAGTGACACAAACTCGACAGGAGGAGCAACCGTCTGATGATCATCTGTTTTTCCTTGAG GCTAAGCTTTGTAATGGGAAATTTGTCATTGTTGAAGCTCGGAGAAAGGGGTTCTTCAGTTTTGGGAAACAGCGTGTTTTGTGTCACAATCTTGTCGATCTATTGAGGCATCTCAGCAGAGCATTCGATAAT GCATATGAGGATCTTATGAAGGCATTTTTGGAACGAAACAAG TTTGGAAATTTTCCTTATGGATATCGTGCAAATACATGGCTTGTTCCTCCGATTGCTGCCCAATCACCATCAACATTTCCTCCCCTTCCTGCTGAGGATGGAACTTGGGGAGGCAGTGGAGGTGGTTGGGGTAGGGATGGCAAAAGTGACATGTTGCCATGGGCAGATGAGTTCCTGTACCTCACCTCCATGCCTTGCAATACTGCTGAGGAGAGGGAAATTCGTGACAGGAGAGCGTTCTTACTTCACAGCCTATTCGTAGATGTTGCCATCTTTAGAGCTATTGCAGCCATACGGCATGCAATGGAGAGTACAGATGTCTCAACATCAACCAAGATAGATGAGGTTTTGTATTCTGAGACGGTGGGGAATTTTAGCATCACTGTCACAAGAGATTCTTCAGATGCAAGCTGCAAGTTGGACACTAAGATAGATGGAAGCCGAGCCACAGGAATGCGCTCTAAGCATCTTGCAGAGAGGAACCTTTTGAAAGGAATAACTGCAGATGAAAACACAGCTGCACAT GATGTCGACAGTTTGGGCGTTGTCAATCTTAGATACTGTGGGTATGTTGCTATAGCAAAGGTTAACAATATCGAGAAAACCAATGCGAATTCGTCTATTAAGCCTGTTGATATCACAGATCAACCTGAAGGGGGTGCCCATGCATTGAACATTAACAG TTTGAGGGTGCTCCTAAATGAAGCCAATTCAAccggagaaaaaaaaatatcaacacaAAGTCATAGGCAGGAAGAACTAACTGCAGCACGAAATTTTGCTGAGAATTTGTTGAAAGAAAGTCTTCAAAAGCTTGAGGAAGAGGAAACTGATAAACAATCATTTATGAGATGGGAGCTTGGTGCCTGTTGGGTTCAGCATTTGCAGGATCAGAAAAATGCTGATAAGGACAAAAAACAAAGTGgcgagaaggaaaagaagaaattggTAGACAAAACTGTGAAAGAGACAAAAATTGAAGGGCTTGGGAAGCCCCTCAAAGCTCTCAAGAACTCAAAAAATGTGGTGGATGCTACTGATAAGGGATCCTCATCGTGGGATAAAAGTGTGTCTGATGGAACAAGCTCTGCGGAAAGCCAGAAAGTCAAGCCATCATCTGTTGAGTTGCCTCAAGGAGACTGCGTCTCCTCTGAGACCGAAAGCTTACTGAAGGATGTATTATCTGATTCAGCCTTTACAAGGTTGAAAGATTCAGAAACAGGACTTCACATGAAG TCACCACCTGAGTTGATTGAGATGGCTCTGAAGTACTACGATGAAGTTGCTCTTCCTAAGCTG GTTGCGGATTTTGGTTCGTTGGAACTATCACCTGTTGATGGTAGGACCTTGACAGATTTCATGCATACTAGAGGCCTACAGATGCGCTCCCTAGGACGAGTT GTCAAACTTTCCGAGAAGCTTTCACATGTACAATCCCTTTGTGTGCATGAAATGATAGTGAGAGCATTCAAGCATATTGTCCGATCTGTGATTGCTGCTATTTCAGACATACGGCAATTAGCATTAACAATAGCTGCAACGCTGAACTTACTTCTTGGTGTTCCTGAATGTGAATTGTCTGGAAGTTCTCCTGCTATGCATCCCTTAGTGTGGAGATGGCTTGTGGCTTTCTTGAAAAAGCGGTACCAATTTGAGCTCACGGAACAACATTATGATGATCTGAGGAAATACGCTGTCCTGAGAGGACTATGCCATAAG GTGGGCATCGAATTGGCACCCCGAGATTTCGCCATGGATTCGGCTTTCCCATTTTACAAGCAGGACATTATTAGCCTGGTGCCAGTACATAAG CAAGTCGCCTGCTCATCTGCAGATGGAAGGCAGCTCCTAGAATCCTCTAAAACGGCTCTTGACAAGGGAAAACTTGAAGATGCTGTTAATTATGGGACCAAG GCTCTTGCTAAGCTCATAATGGTGTGTGGTCCCTATCACCGAATGACAGCTGGAGCTTATAGCCTTCTAGCTGTTGTTTTGTACCACACTGGTGATTTTAATCAG GCTACTATATATCAGCAAAAGGCCCTAGACATCAATGAGAGGGAACTTGGGCTTGATCACCCTGATACGATGAAGAGTTATGGAGACCTTGCTGTTTTCTACTATCGTTTACAACATACAGAATTGGCTTTGAA ATATTTCAGCCAATCCACAAACGTATGTAGTACTCGCTCCTTTTCACAGAG GTATGTCAAGCGTGCGTTATATCTTCTACATCTTACATGCGGGCCATCTCATCCAAATACAGCTGCTACATATATTAATGTTGCCATGATGGAAGAAGGCTTGGGCAATGTGCATGTAGCTCTCAGGTACCTGCACAAAGCTTTGAAATGCAACCAGAGATTACTTGGTCCTGATCATATCCAG ACTGCTGCAAGCTACCATGCTATAGCCATCGCTCTCTCCTTGATGGAAGCTTATTCCTTGAGTGTCCAGCATGAGCAGACAACTTTGCAAATCCTTCGTGCCAAGCTTGGACCAGATGATCTTCGGACTCAG GATGCTGCTGCATGGCTTGAATACTTTGAATCAAAAGTAATTGAGCAGCAAGAAGCTGCCCGCAATGGAACTCGGAAACCTGATGCATCAATAGCCAGTAAAGGGCACCTAAG TGTATCTGATCTTCTTGATTACATAAATCCGAACCAAGAGAACAAAGGAAGAGATTCTGAATCAGGCAAAAGGAGGTACTCAAGCATAAAG GTGTTATCACATTCGAGCGAGAATTCGAATGTAGCAAGTCCTGATGTATCTCCAAGAGATTCTACGATTGCAATTATGGATGAGGAAAAGCATATGAAAGATGCGCTGCTGGATGATGGTGCTAATGTCATGGATATTCCTGAAACTGAGGTTAAAGAGAGTCCTATATCCATAGAGGTTTCACCACCTTCTGAACAGCTGGTAGAGAGAGGTAAGGTGAACATGAATTCACCTGAGGAGGTTTTTGAAGACAAAATAGTAGAACAGGATGATGGTTGGCAGCCTGTTCAAAGACCTAAATCAGCTGGAGTTTCAGGAAAGCAGATAAAGTATTATCGTCCCGCCATCAGAAAGGTGTATGACCCTGAGAATCATACTCCAACAGATGCTTTCCAATATAAGGCAAGGAATTCCTATTCAAATAACCGCTACTACTTCTTAAAGAAGAGAACTGTTGTACCTGCAGCATACACAGATCCGCAGCAGCATATGAAAGTTCAGACATCAAGTGCGAGGTTTGGTCGTAAGATATACAAGGCTGTGACCTACCGGATAAAGCCAGGAACTGCATCCACAGAAGCACAAGATACTTCTAGGAGCACAGAGCACATTAGCGGCAAAGACGAATTCAAGATAGCATATTCACAAGTACAGAAGGATTCAGTAGATCAGAAAGCATGTGAGCCACATGGAACTCTGGTTACAAGTACTGGAAATCCACCATCATACAAAGATGTTGCATTGGCACGTCCAGGTACAATAGCCAAGACTCAGATACAAAAACCTAGGGATGATGTACTCCAACCATCACTGGGTCAAATTATCGCACAAGAAATGAAGGATTCCTTAGTAGATGCAGTTCAAGTGGAACAGAGATCTGTGTCTGCAAAGACCAGTAAGtcaaaagaagaaaccaaTATACCAGAGGAAATGCAGCATTcagaacaaagaaaagagTCACAGATGGAACATGAGATTGACAATACTTGCAAAGATACTTTACCAGATAAATTAATATCAAATATGGAGAAAACATCTAGCACTGACCCTGCAGATAGTGAAACGGAAATGGCCGTGCTCAGTAACAAGGGACAAGAACCAACAAGTTGTGGCAATGGTGGTGCAGCCACTGAGGTCCCAGATTTCACTGTACCTAACAGTGTGAAGTCTGACATAGAATTTCTTGAAGAAGCTCTACCCACTAGTATTGAACCCATTACAGTTTCAGCCCCTACGACAAGTATGCAGGAAGGCCATGGAGATGTTGGAAGTGAGAAGTCAAAGCCTGACTTGGTGTTAAGTAATATCGATTTGAGAGAGGTCTCTAATAAGAAGCTTTCAGCTGCTGCACCTCCATTTAATCCGTCTCCTCCAGCTATTCTTAGCCCACTTGCTGTAAGTGTGGGTCTCCCACCACCAGGTGCCATGCCAGGTGTTGGGCCTTGGCCAATGAACGTGTCCATGCATCCTGGACATTCAAATATGGTGCCAAATGGTCCTCCGTTGTGCACATCCCCTCATCATTTATACCCTCCTGCTCCTCGGTCTCCTAATCTCTTGCATCCTGTTCCATTTCTTTATCCACCATATAGTCAACCACAGATGGTTCCAAGCAGCACATTTCCCATGAACACTACTATTTTTCGCCCTAACCATTATGGGTGGCAACCATATATGAGCCCagctgcttctgagtttgtgcCAGGAACAGCATGGTCAAGCAGCCATCCAGTCACTTACACCCCCAGCACACATGTTGCTGACACTATTTCTCAGTCTCTAGCAGATACACATGTTCTATCTGATGCAGCTGTTGTTAGTATAGGACCTTCTCTGGACAGCAAAATGGTTCCAGTAAAGGAGGAAACAGAAGTTCCTGTGGTGTTAGGGACCGGCAATTTGATGGGCAACAAAAATCTGGGAGAGGAACAGTTAAAGGGTGCAGTTAAAACTGAACTTAATTCTGACATGCCTGGAGACACACCAGATATTGGTGGAGCAAATCGCACAATTAACATGAAGAATGAAGATGAAGGTAGTTTAAGGATATATGTAAAGGGGAAAAGCAGGCGAAAACAAACTCTCAGGATCCCTATAAGTTTGCTTAACAAGACATATAGCTCACGTTCTTTCAAGCTTGACTACAACAGAGTAGTCAGAGAGAACGACACCTTCAGGCCATCAAGTATCTCCTTTGCTGAAGTGGTTTCTTCTGGCAACTAG